In the genome of Nymphaea colorata isolate Beijing-Zhang1983 chromosome 9, ASM883128v2, whole genome shotgun sequence, one region contains:
- the LOC116260965 gene encoding uncharacterized protein LOC116260965, which yields MVMEIKELLDVVLVPSSLTLMFGYHLLLLYRVLRWPETTVIGYENHNKKAWVERMLQRGAGDCSMALDVLSSNLSAATYLASISIALSSLIGTWIGSTSSSNIFRSSVIYGDVTPSTTSVKYVTLLAFFLLAFTFFVQSARHFVHANFLISTPDCEIPVGYVQRAVIRGGNFWSLGLRALYFATTLLLWIFGPIPMFVGSICMVAMMHFLDTNSTPLLQFGSSKEGKALSQRQRQRRLHRHDMPQMDPSSQLVSTMQYTDAMQITATT from the exons ATGGTGATGGAGATCAAGGAGTTGCTGGATGTGGTCTTGGTACCATCGAGCCTGACCCTCATGTTTGGTTaccatctccttctcctctaCCGAGTGCTGCGATGGCCGGAGACAACGGTGATTGGATACGAGAATCACAATAAGAAGGCCTGGGTAGAAAGAATGCTGCAG AGGGGCGCTGGTGATTGCAGCATGGCTCTGGATGTGCTCTCAAGCAACTTATCCGCAGCAACATACCTAGCATCGATCTCTATTGCACTTAGCTCTCTAATAGGCACCTGGATAGGCAGCACCTcctcttcaaatattttcagaAGCAGTGTGATCTATGGGGATGTAACTCCCTCCACAACCAGCGTGAAATATGTGACTCTCCTtgccttcttcctccttgcgTTCACCTTCTTCGTTCAGTCTGCTCGGCACTTCGTTCATGCCAACTTTCTCATCAGCACGCCGGACTGCGAAATTCCGGTCGGATACGTTCAGCGAGCTGTTATCAGGGGAGGCAATTTCTGGTCTCTAGGCCTCAGGGCTCTCTACTTTGCTACCACGTTGCTACTCTGGATCTTTGGTCCAATCCCCATGTTTGTGGGCTCAATTTGCATGGTGGCCATGATGCATTTCTTAGACACTAATTCAACACCCCTGCTACAATTTGGGTCGTCTAAGGAAGGCAAAGCTCTGAGCCAGAGGCAACGGCAGCGCCGACTTCACCGCCATGATATGCCACAGATGGATCCTAGCAGCCAGTTAGTTTCTACGATGCAGTATACAGATGCGATGCAGATCACGGCCACCACATGA